In Rheinheimera sp. MM224, one DNA window encodes the following:
- a CDS encoding HAD-IA family hydrolase encodes MNSKYPVKLCLLFDSDGTLVDSEGLCNQALAQIFSDYGVTLSVPELIRDYRGGQLSDIFDTLAKLHGVRLNENTEPRYRALVQQLFQAELKAVAGIKPALQFCQQQGWPMAVVSNGPRFKVQQALELCDLAEFFKDRIFSAYDIQRFKPDPALYLHSAATLGAKPEHCVVIEDSLPGVLAGLAAGMNTLFYTIHGETSPSALVTEFHDMRLLPALLTGLSSKM; translated from the coding sequence ATGAACTCCAAATACCCGGTAAAACTCTGCCTGCTGTTTGACAGCGACGGCACTCTGGTCGACAGCGAAGGCTTATGCAATCAGGCCTTAGCGCAGATTTTTTCCGATTATGGTGTGACGCTTTCGGTGCCGGAACTGATACGGGATTATAGAGGTGGCCAGCTGTCGGATATATTCGACACACTGGCAAAGCTGCATGGAGTTCGTTTAAACGAAAACACCGAGCCGCGTTATCGTGCTTTGGTGCAGCAGTTGTTTCAGGCTGAACTCAAAGCTGTGGCCGGTATCAAGCCAGCCCTGCAATTTTGTCAGCAGCAAGGCTGGCCTATGGCTGTGGTCAGCAATGGCCCCCGCTTTAAAGTACAGCAGGCGCTGGAACTTTGTGACCTCGCTGAATTTTTTAAAGATCGCATCTTTAGTGCTTACGATATTCAACGTTTTAAGCCAGACCCTGCGTTATATCTGCATTCCGCTGCAACGCTAGGTGCAAAACCAGAGCATTGTGTGGTGATAGAAGACAGCCTGCCCGGCGTGTTGGCAGGCCTGGCCGCAGGTATGAACACCTTGTTTTACACTATCCATGGCGAAACCAGCCCATCCGCTTTAGTGACAGAATTTCATGATATGAGGTTATTACCTGCACTTTTAACTGGGCTTTCTTCGAAAATGTAG
- a CDS encoding GH92 family glycosyl hydrolase: MTAQSPTQGVALPPQRFSAFNLKPTKFRSVLLALVLCCGVVPVTAAASSQPVDLVYPYLDSANSRWFFFSSAARPFGMVSLFPDTDLEGEWGSGYRYHSKQIKGFNHIHEWQLAGLSVMPLSSTQKLEQLKTDYYSDFSHNGETVQPGFHQLKLDRYQIEVALTSTSRVGFHQYTYATNQPQQVLFQLGGLMGPSRLGHAQAKLQGKDVVAGYITNQGTERRTKPVKVYFYARFNQKVKQLDAWRGNMLFHNVSAINGDDAGLVVTLAGSGNPTLLKVGISYVSVDNAKLNADTELPHWDFAEVKQQARQEWNNALSRIDISGGTEQQQRRFYTDLWHSLQGRRAISDVNGQYTDLSGTEAVVRQLPLDATGKPRFNHHNSDSFWGAQWTIATLWPLAYPQIAADMGNSLLQYAKDGGFIPRGPSGGQDTLVMTGAPTTPFLVSNYQKGLYKNQQDFDVKAAYNAMKHNHSSEGVMARAGYEHYSSTGGGMQYYLQRGYIPYPLPETESNYGSHRRGSGQTLEYAFQDHALAQLAMALGQAEDAKLYSKRAQNYRNQFDSQTGYMRPRTIDGSWQTPFDPHEYENGFVEANPAQATWFVPHDIKGLMELMGGKEKLITRLDNDFKTAQKQGFTSGTAHAQETHEEYRRSPINYGNQPSMQTAFIFSAAGAPWLTQYWSRQIVDTVYSDLSPDRGYNGDEDQGLMGSLSVLMKIGLFQLSGGVEADPVYQLGSPLFDQVRIQLDPAFYPGKEFKIKTLNNGKNRPYISEIRLNGKVLQRSFLYHSEIINGGELVLQMSEKPNTKLTQ; the protein is encoded by the coding sequence ATGACAGCCCAGTCTCCGACCCAAGGTGTGGCTCTTCCTCCACAACGTTTTTCTGCTTTTAATCTGAAACCCACAAAGTTTCGCTCTGTGCTGCTGGCGCTGGTTTTGTGTTGTGGTGTTGTGCCCGTCACTGCAGCCGCAAGCAGCCAGCCTGTTGATTTGGTTTATCCCTACCTTGATAGTGCAAACAGCCGCTGGTTTTTCTTCAGCTCAGCAGCCAGGCCTTTTGGTATGGTCAGCTTATTTCCGGATACCGATCTCGAAGGTGAATGGGGCAGCGGCTACCGTTATCATTCAAAACAAATCAAAGGTTTTAACCATATCCATGAGTGGCAGCTGGCAGGTTTATCTGTCATGCCGCTTTCCTCCACACAAAAGCTGGAGCAGTTAAAAACCGATTATTATTCGGATTTTTCCCATAATGGAGAAACGGTTCAACCTGGCTTTCATCAGTTAAAGCTCGACCGCTACCAAATAGAAGTAGCCTTAACCTCCACCTCCAGAGTAGGTTTTCATCAGTACACATACGCTACCAATCAGCCACAACAGGTGCTGTTTCAGTTAGGCGGTTTGATGGGCCCTTCCCGTCTTGGCCATGCGCAAGCGAAGTTGCAAGGCAAAGATGTAGTCGCGGGTTACATCACCAATCAGGGCACAGAGCGGCGCACCAAGCCGGTGAAGGTGTATTTTTATGCCCGCTTTAACCAGAAGGTGAAACAGTTGGATGCCTGGCGTGGCAACATGCTGTTTCATAATGTCAGTGCTATCAATGGCGATGACGCAGGTTTGGTGGTCACTCTGGCAGGCAGCGGCAACCCTACACTGCTGAAAGTGGGGATTTCTTATGTGTCGGTCGACAACGCCAAACTCAATGCCGACACCGAACTGCCACACTGGGATTTTGCCGAAGTAAAACAACAGGCCAGGCAAGAATGGAATAACGCGTTAAGCCGCATCGATATCAGCGGCGGCACAGAGCAACAACAACGCCGTTTTTACACAGATTTGTGGCATTCACTGCAAGGCCGTCGCGCTATCTCTGACGTCAATGGCCAGTACACCGACTTATCCGGCACTGAAGCTGTAGTCAGGCAGTTACCGCTGGATGCAACGGGCAAACCAAGGTTTAACCATCACAACTCAGATTCATTCTGGGGTGCACAGTGGACTATCGCTACTTTATGGCCTCTGGCTTATCCGCAAATTGCAGCCGATATGGGCAACAGCCTGCTTCAGTATGCCAAAGACGGTGGTTTTATTCCGCGTGGCCCGTCCGGTGGTCAGGATACGCTGGTGATGACAGGCGCACCTACGACGCCATTTTTAGTGTCGAACTATCAAAAAGGCCTGTACAAAAATCAGCAGGATTTTGATGTGAAAGCCGCTTACAACGCGATGAAACATAACCACAGCAGCGAGGGTGTCATGGCCCGCGCTGGTTACGAGCATTACAGCAGCACAGGCGGTGGCATGCAGTATTATCTGCAGCGGGGTTACATTCCCTACCCGCTGCCAGAAACTGAAAGTAACTATGGCAGCCACAGACGAGGCTCAGGCCAGACGTTGGAATATGCTTTTCAGGATCATGCACTGGCGCAACTGGCGATGGCTTTAGGCCAGGCTGAAGATGCGAAACTTTATAGCAAAAGAGCGCAAAACTACCGCAACCAGTTCGATAGCCAAACCGGTTATATGAGGCCCCGTACTATCGATGGCAGTTGGCAGACACCTTTTGACCCGCACGAGTATGAAAATGGTTTTGTTGAAGCCAACCCGGCTCAGGCAACCTGGTTTGTACCTCATGACATCAAAGGCCTGATGGAGCTGATGGGTGGTAAAGAGAAGCTGATCACAAGATTAGACAACGACTTTAAAACCGCGCAAAAACAAGGTTTTACCTCAGGCACAGCCCATGCTCAGGAAACTCACGAAGAATACCGCCGCAGCCCTATTAACTATGGCAATCAGCCCAGTATGCAAACCGCCTTTATTTTCAGCGCGGCCGGAGCGCCATGGCTGACACAGTATTGGTCCAGACAAATAGTTGATACTGTCTACAGCGATTTATCGCCAGACCGTGGCTACAACGGCGATGAAGATCAGGGCCTGATGGGCAGTTTGTCGGTACTGATGAAGATAGGTCTGTTTCAGCTATCCGGTGGTGTCGAAGCTGACCCTGTTTATCAGCTCGGTAGCCCGTTATTTGATCAGGTTCGCATCCAGCTGGACCCGGCTTTTTATCCAGGTAAAGAGTTTAAAATTAAAACTCTGAATAACGGCAAAAACCGGCCTTATATCAGCGAAATCCGCTTAAATGGCAAAGTACTACAACGTAGCTTTTTGTACCATAGTGAAATTATTAACGGCGGTGAGCTGGTGCTACAGATGTCTGAAAAACCAAACACAAAGCTGACGCAATGA
- a CDS encoding FadR/GntR family transcriptional regulator produces MTQTTDSPLKLSTERSQANSPRLYLLIADKLAQNIAKGELNPGDRLPAERDLAQHYDVSRQTVREALIALEVSGLVEIKPGSGVYVLKSAALKSSILADDAPGPLEIMEARLLVEGDAAALAAERISNEELLKLKAYLNQMTALVAAQKTSEAEAFDGKFHQLIASATRNSALQSMVEWLWTLRESSEISRLFAEKIRRQVAGPNIQAHEKIYQCLSRRDAAGARAAMQEHIAQVTEAYILLIAD; encoded by the coding sequence ATGACACAAACAACAGACTCTCCACTGAAGCTCAGTACAGAACGCAGCCAGGCCAATAGCCCACGCCTGTATTTATTGATCGCCGATAAGCTGGCGCAAAACATTGCCAAAGGTGAATTAAATCCAGGCGATCGCCTGCCAGCAGAACGCGATTTGGCGCAGCACTACGATGTGAGCCGCCAGACGGTGCGTGAAGCATTAATAGCGCTGGAAGTATCAGGACTGGTGGAAATTAAACCGGGATCAGGCGTCTATGTACTGAAATCTGCCGCTTTAAAAAGCTCTATTTTGGCCGACGACGCCCCAGGCCCGCTGGAAATTATGGAAGCTCGCTTGTTGGTGGAAGGTGATGCCGCCGCTTTAGCTGCAGAGCGCATCAGTAATGAAGAACTGTTAAAACTCAAAGCATATTTAAACCAGATGACGGCTTTGGTTGCAGCACAAAAGACCTCTGAAGCCGAAGCTTTTGACGGTAAGTTTCATCAGTTAATTGCCAGCGCCACCCGCAACAGCGCTTTACAGTCTATGGTGGAATGGTTATGGACTTTACGTGAGTCGTCGGAGATCAGCCGGTTATTTGCTGAGAAAATCCGCCGTCAGGTGGCAGGCCCAAATATTCAGGCGCATGAAAAAATTTATCAATGCCTGAGCCGCCGCGACGCAGCAGGCGCCAGAGCAGCGATGCAGGAGCATATAGCTCAGGTCACTGAAGCTTATATTTTGTTGATTGCGGACTAG
- the manD gene encoding D-mannonate dehydratase ManD: protein MKIIDAKVIVTCPGRNFVTIKITTDQGLYGIGDATLNGRELAVASYLQDHLIPCLIGRDASRIEDIWQFFYRGAYWRRGPVGMTAIAAIDVALWDIKAKAANMPLYQLLGGRSRDGVMVYGHANGRDIAETVAEVGRYIDMGYKAIRAQTGVPGLASTYGVSGDKMYYEPADGNLPTENLWSTSKYLNSVPKLFETLRDTYGFDHHLLHDTHHRLTPIEAAQLGKSLEPYKLFWLEDAVPAELQEGFRLFRQHTTTPIAVGEVFSSIHDCQQLISEQLIDYIRTTIVHGGGITHLRRIAHLAELYHVRTGFHGATDLSPVTMGAALHFDTWVPNFGIQEYMRHTPETDEVFPHDYHFDNGYLKIGETPGHGVDIDEAKAAKYPYQRAYLPVNRLEDGTMFNW, encoded by the coding sequence ATGAAAATTATTGATGCAAAAGTTATTGTCACCTGCCCGGGCAGGAACTTTGTCACTATTAAAATTACTACAGATCAGGGCCTGTATGGCATTGGTGATGCAACCCTCAATGGCCGTGAATTGGCTGTTGCCAGTTATTTACAGGATCACCTGATCCCTTGCCTGATTGGCCGTGATGCCAGTCGTATAGAAGACATCTGGCAGTTTTTTTATCGTGGCGCTTATTGGCGTCGTGGCCCTGTAGGTATGACAGCTATTGCCGCTATAGACGTGGCGTTGTGGGATATTAAAGCCAAAGCTGCCAATATGCCGTTGTATCAGCTGTTGGGGGGGCGTAGCCGCGACGGTGTGATGGTCTATGGTCATGCCAATGGCCGTGATATAGCAGAAACAGTCGCTGAAGTAGGTCGTTATATCGATATGGGCTACAAAGCGATACGTGCTCAGACCGGTGTTCCTGGCCTTGCCAGCACTTATGGTGTGTCCGGCGATAAAATGTATTACGAACCAGCAGATGGCAATCTGCCAACTGAAAACCTCTGGTCGACCAGCAAGTATTTAAACTCTGTGCCTAAGTTGTTTGAAACTCTGCGTGACACTTATGGTTTTGATCATCACTTATTACACGACACCCATCATCGTTTAACGCCTATTGAAGCAGCGCAACTGGGTAAGTCGTTAGAACCCTATAAATTATTCTGGCTGGAAGATGCTGTGCCTGCTGAACTGCAGGAAGGGTTCCGTTTATTCCGCCAGCATACAACCACTCCTATTGCTGTCGGCGAAGTGTTTTCTTCTATTCATGACTGCCAGCAACTGATCAGCGAACAGCTGATTGACTATATCCGCACCACCATAGTACATGGTGGCGGTATCACACATTTACGTCGTATTGCTCATCTGGCCGAGCTGTATCATGTCCGCACAGGTTTCCATGGCGCGACCGATTTAAGCCCTGTGACTATGGGGGCTGCGCTGCATTTTGATACCTGGGTGCCAAACTTTGGTATTCAGGAATATATGCGCCATACACCGGAAACCGACGAGGTATTCCCACATGACTATCACTTTGACAATGGCTATCTGAAAATTGGTGAAACACCGGGCCATGGTGTCGATATTGATGAAGCGAAAGCCGCCAAATACCCGTACCAACGTGCTTATCTGCCGGTGAACCGGTTAGAAGACGGCACCATGTTTAACTGGTAA
- a CDS encoding sugar kinase, whose translation MMAVLGEVMIELAPAGAGLFRSGVAGDTYNTAVMLSQLGADVCYATALGDDNFSTEIRQAMQQHGLTTNAVLTLKAQQPGLYCISNSANGERSFSYWRQQSAARQAFQSEVLFEQLLQAISHCRDIYWSGITLSLMSDGVLSRWLTFLQRLQSRGGRVYFDTNFRATLWQGRDDKLLCYQAALLHCDYFLPSLDDSLAIWGCDSLTQTLDQLQSVLPVSGPVPVICLTADQLVLWLEAGTVHQFSLKFSDQMLDATGAGDAFSGALIAALQQGLIAESAVQIAHAAASLVVQHQGAILPDSVWPQLQRQLTQLGLRPQDAKSGSSV comes from the coding sequence ATGATGGCTGTACTGGGCGAAGTGATGATTGAACTGGCTCCGGCCGGAGCGGGTTTATTCCGCTCTGGTGTGGCCGGTGATACCTACAACACAGCAGTGATGCTCAGTCAGTTGGGTGCGGACGTCTGTTATGCCACAGCTTTGGGCGATGACAACTTCAGCACTGAAATTCGTCAGGCCATGCAGCAGCATGGTTTAACAACCAACGCAGTATTGACCTTAAAAGCGCAGCAACCTGGGCTGTATTGCATCAGTAACAGTGCAAATGGCGAGCGTAGTTTCAGTTATTGGCGCCAGCAATCCGCAGCGCGACAAGCTTTTCAATCTGAAGTTTTGTTTGAACAGTTACTGCAGGCCATAAGCCATTGCAGGGATATCTACTGGAGTGGCATTACGTTGTCGTTAATGAGCGATGGGGTGTTGTCGCGTTGGTTGACATTTTTACAGCGGCTGCAAAGTCGTGGTGGCCGGGTTTATTTTGATACTAATTTTCGTGCGACTTTGTGGCAGGGCCGTGACGACAAACTGCTGTGTTATCAGGCGGCTTTACTGCACTGCGATTATTTCCTGCCAAGTCTGGACGATAGTCTGGCTATCTGGGGTTGCGACAGCCTGACCCAAACGCTGGACCAATTACAAAGTGTGCTCCCTGTCTCCGGACCTGTACCTGTGATTTGCCTTACCGCAGATCAACTGGTGCTTTGGCTTGAGGCAGGCACTGTTCATCAGTTCAGCCTGAAGTTCAGTGACCAGATGCTGGATGCCACAGGAGCTGGTGATGCTTTTAGCGGCGCTTTGATTGCTGCTTTACAGCAGGGCTTAATTGCAGAGTCAGCAGTACAAATAGCTCACGCCGCTGCCAGTCTGGTGGTGCAGCACCAGGGCGCTATTTTGCCGGACTCTGTCTGGCCACAGCTTCAACGACAACTGACGCAACTGGGGTTAAGGCCACAGGATGCGAAGAGTGGGAGTTCTGTATGA
- a CDS encoding carbohydrate kinase family protein, which produces MNKVICFGEALIDFISGQSLLSDGLTLPQFGQYPGGAPANAAVAVAKLGGNASFVGQVGRDLFGDFLKTALQHYGVDTSALAQHATAKTALAFVAHDDIGERSFSFYRDASADLLFSKTQITPQLFDDGKVLHFCSNTLVEPAIAEVTAELMQQARSHGLWLSFDVNLRHNLWAEGKANAGLVRRFVAQADILKFSLDEILYLLSDTGMDIQAYVQQLLSHKVQLVVITHDDKPLQYFSRYARGVLPVPQVQVVDTTCGGDAFSGGLLYQLCQLKDLDSFCQSDTALQQTLNFAARCGAFAVTRPGAFPALPVLADVAEVVTAMVTEE; this is translated from the coding sequence ATGAACAAAGTGATTTGTTTTGGTGAAGCACTGATCGATTTTATCAGCGGCCAAAGCCTGCTATCGGACGGTTTAACTTTACCCCAGTTTGGCCAATATCCCGGCGGAGCTCCTGCCAATGCGGCTGTGGCTGTCGCCAAATTAGGCGGCAACGCCAGTTTTGTCGGTCAGGTGGGCCGCGATCTGTTTGGTGATTTTCTTAAAACTGCGTTACAGCATTATGGCGTTGACACCAGTGCGCTGGCGCAACATGCCACAGCCAAAACAGCTTTGGCTTTTGTTGCGCATGACGACATAGGCGAGCGCAGTTTTTCCTTTTACCGTGATGCTTCGGCCGATTTGCTATTCAGTAAAACGCAAATAACCCCGCAGCTATTTGATGATGGCAAAGTGCTGCATTTTTGCAGTAATACGCTAGTGGAACCTGCTATTGCTGAAGTAACAGCCGAACTGATGCAACAAGCCAGAAGCCATGGGCTTTGGCTGAGCTTTGATGTCAATTTACGCCATAACTTATGGGCTGAAGGCAAAGCTAACGCCGGACTGGTACGTCGTTTTGTCGCACAAGCCGATATTCTGAAATTCTCCCTGGACGAAATACTGTATCTGCTAAGCGACACCGGTATGGACATTCAGGCTTATGTGCAGCAGCTGCTGAGCCATAAAGTGCAGCTGGTGGTGATTACTCATGACGACAAACCACTGCAGTACTTCAGCCGTTATGCCCGCGGAGTCCTGCCTGTGCCTCAAGTACAGGTGGTTGATACCACTTGCGGCGGAGACGCTTTTAGTGGTGGTTTGTTGTATCAGCTTTGTCAGCTCAAAGATTTGGACAGCTTTTGTCAGTCCGATACTGCACTGCAACAGACACTGAATTTTGCCGCCCGTTGTGGCGCTTTTGCAGTCACCAGACCCGGTGCTTTTCCTGCTCTGCCTGTGCTGGCAGATGTGGCTGAAGTTGTCACAGCAATGGTCACAGAAGAATAA
- a CDS encoding AGE family epimerase/isomerase has translation MQQQVIPALIKPYSRDFLLSHCRDILAFYDPRVIDPTGGFFHNYLDNGDVFNPGFRQLVSSTRLIVNYARASQVLKEPRYMDYALHGLKYLETVHWQAQTRSYAWTLQDHQPLDMTQQAYGYAFVLLAYAAVHKAGVADRVLKMSETYELLQQRFWQEEFGLYADEISAAGVMSSYRGQNANMHLCEAMIAAYDATGEQRYLAKAKQIAHNVTVRQAGLTDGLVWEHYDVQFQPDWDYNKADPKNLYRPWGFQPGHQTEWSKLLLLIHRFSPDAALVEKASSLFDRAFATAWDSEQGGLIYGYDPDGNWCDDDKYFWVQAESFAAAALLYQQKAEPKYLQAYEQLWAYSWQHFVDHQYGAWFRVLTRDNRKYSNEKSSAGAKCDYHTLCACFDVLAAMP, from the coding sequence ATGCAACAACAGGTCATTCCGGCTTTGATAAAGCCTTACAGCAGAGATTTTCTGTTATCCCATTGTCGCGACATTCTGGCGTTTTACGATCCGCGGGTCATAGATCCGACAGGCGGGTTTTTCCATAACTATCTGGATAACGGCGATGTTTTTAACCCGGGTTTTCGCCAGTTAGTCAGCAGTACCCGGCTTATTGTCAACTATGCCCGCGCCAGCCAGGTACTGAAAGAACCCCGTTATATGGACTACGCTCTGCATGGCCTGAAGTATCTGGAAACCGTGCACTGGCAGGCTCAGACCCGCTCTTACGCCTGGACTTTACAGGATCATCAGCCGCTGGATATGACACAGCAAGCTTATGGTTATGCTTTTGTGTTGTTGGCTTATGCCGCTGTGCATAAAGCCGGAGTGGCCGACAGAGTTTTGAAAATGAGCGAAACCTATGAGCTGCTGCAGCAACGATTCTGGCAGGAAGAGTTTGGCCTTTATGCCGATGAAATCAGCGCTGCTGGCGTCATGAGTTCGTATCGGGGGCAGAACGCCAATATGCATTTATGTGAAGCCATGATTGCTGCTTATGACGCCACAGGCGAGCAGCGTTACCTCGCCAAAGCCAAACAAATAGCCCACAACGTCACAGTACGGCAGGCCGGACTGACCGACGGTCTGGTGTGGGAGCATTACGATGTTCAGTTCCAGCCCGATTGGGATTACAACAAAGCTGATCCTAAAAACTTGTATCGCCCCTGGGGTTTTCAGCCTGGTCATCAGACCGAGTGGAGCAAATTGCTACTGCTGATCCACCGTTTTTCGCCTGATGCAGCTTTGGTTGAAAAGGCCAGTAGCCTGTTTGATCGTGCTTTCGCCACGGCATGGGACTCAGAGCAGGGTGGCCTGATTTACGGCTATGACCCGGATGGCAACTGGTGCGACGACGATAAATATTTTTGGGTGCAGGCCGAAAGTTTTGCCGCTGCTGCTTTGCTCTATCAGCAAAAAGCAGAACCTAAGTATCTGCAGGCCTATGAGCAGTTATGGGCGTACAGCTGGCAGCATTTTGTCGATCATCAATACGGTGCCTGGTTTCGTGTGCTGACACGGGATAACCGCAAGTACTCCAACGAAAAAAGCAGTGCCGGTGCCAAGTGTGATTACCACACACTGTGTGCCTGTTTTGATGTACTGGCGGCAATGCCATAA